Below is a genomic region from Hyphomicrobium nitrativorans NL23.
GCTTTCCTCACCGATGATGGCCACGAGTTCGAACTCGGCAGGCGCGTTGGCGAGCCGCGATCTCAGCTCCTCGCTATAGAAGTCTGCGGATTTGGCTGCGGCCTCCTCGTCTGTGAGCCCAACTTCCCCAGCTTTCGGCAGGAGCTTGAGCTTGACGGTCGTCGTCGTGTCTTCGGCATTGGTGAGCGTATAGGCGTGGATGGCCCAGTAATTCGTGCTCGCATAGCTCGCGGGGACCGGATGGCTCGCAATCCATGCGCCCTGGTGCGTCGTCTCTGGGTTAGCGTCGGCGAACGCCTTGATCTTTTCCGGGTTCGGCTTGCCACCCTCTCCCGGGAAGCGCGCTTCGAGAAATCCTACGACCTGAGCGGGCGTGCGCGCGAAAAACATCGGGACGGAGAGCGTGACGAAGTCGGCGCTGTCGCCGTCTCCTGCGGTTAACCGGAAGGCGAGGCCCCGTGCGCCCTTGGCCGCGTCCGAGGCCTTGGGGTTTCCGCCCCCGATCGAGAAGCGGCCGATGACGGAGGACGGTACAGAAAAGATCGCAGCCTCAGAGAGGCTGGGCGCCTCCTCGGCAGGCGTAAAACTTCCTGTGATGCAGTGGCCCTTCGCGTGGCTCGCCCGCATTTTGTGATCACCGAACACGCCGTTGAGCGCGTTGACGAGGGCTTCTCCATCGGGTTCTTCCTCCGCCGCGGCTGGCGATAGGGCCGCGACGGCCAACGTTGAGGCCAAAAAGGCTCCGGTCAATCGGTAGGTTTTCAGGTCCATATTTTCCTCCCTCGCTCTGATCGGTTACCCAAGATCCGTTCGGCGTTTGCCGGCTTGGCGGACCTGTGGCAGCTTCCGTCCCAAGATTATAAAAACAATCACGCTCTAATGGGACTTGCGTCAAGGAGCGTGCGAGGGAGGACGAGCGTGGGGCGTGCATCGACGTCTGAGACCGCCTGTGGGATTGGGGTCGCCAGTACCGCTGCTACGGCTGTCGGCGAGGCCGTGTCCGAGCTCAAGGCGGCGCTATCCGGCGATTTCCAGCACATCATCGCGTTTTTCTCGGCCGACTACGATGCAGCCGCGCTTGCAACCGCGCTCGGAGACGCGTTTCCGCAGATCGCCGTCAGCGGGTGCTCGACGGCGGGTGGGATCGGCCCCGAGGGCCTCATGGAAAGCGGGGTGCTTCTGATCGCGTTTCCGCGCGATGGATTTCGTATCCATACCGGCGTGATCGAGGATGTGGGCGCGTTCAGCGTCGAGCGGGCAAGCGAGATCGTGCGTGGGCTCAAGGCGCAGGTCGGCCTCAACAGCGACAGTCCCATCGCGGAGCGCGTGTTCGGCGTTATGCTGGTAGACGGGCTTTCCAACGCGGAAGAGCCGTTGCTTGCCGCCGTGCATTGGGCATGCGGCGACATGCAGCTCATCGGCGGTTCGGCGGGCGACGGGCTCTCCTTCGACGGCACGTCGCTCATTCACGAAGGCCGCTTGCTGGATCGTGCGGCGATCCTGATGATGATCGAGAGCGACTTTCCGTTCCGCATCTTCAAAACTTCGAATTTCGAACCAACGGACATCAAGCTTGTGGTGACGGCCGCGGATACCGAGACGCGGACCGTTCACGAACTCAACGCCGAGCCTGCCGCACGCGAATATGCGTCCGCAATCGGGCTGATGCTGGACGACCTCGGGCCCTTCAGCTTCGCGTCCTATCCTTTGGTCGTCAAAGTCGGTGGCGACTATTATTGCCGCTCGATCCGCAACATGAATCCGGATGGCAGTCTCTCGTTCTTTTGCGCCATAGACGAAGGTCTCGTATTCACGGTGGCCCGGCCGGAGGATATGCTGAGCGCAACCGCCAGAACTCTCGCAGATCTGGATCGAAGTCTCGGAGGCGTCGACCTGGTGCTCGGCTTCGATTGCGTCCTGAGGCGGCTCGATGCCCAGAACCGGCAGATCCGCAGGAAGATGGAGGATCTTTACAGGAGCTACGGTGTCGTGGGCTTTCACACTTACGGCGAGCAGCTCAACGCGATGCACCTCAATCAGACGTTGACGGGTGTCGCTTTCGGAGCGCGGCGAGGTGCCGGGTGACACAGCCAAACCAAACCGTGGCAGACCCGTCGGGATCGGATGTGCGCGACTTGGACGCCCGTGACAGGACGATCGCCGAACTTGAACGGCAAAATCGCAAACTCGCAAAAATCAACGCGGCGCTCATGCAGCGTGTCGAGCGATCCATGGATTATCAGGCGAACGCCTATTCCATGTTCCAGACTGCGATCGGGCTCGAAACCCAGGTGCGGGCGCGTACCGACGAACTCAAGGCGGCGCTCGACCGGCTCGAACGCACGAACGATGCGTTGCGCACCGCGCGCGATGCCGCCGAGCGCGCC
It encodes:
- a CDS encoding FIST N-terminal domain-containing protein yields the protein MSELKAALSGDFQHIIAFFSADYDAAALATALGDAFPQIAVSGCSTAGGIGPEGLMESGVLLIAFPRDGFRIHTGVIEDVGAFSVERASEIVRGLKAQVGLNSDSPIAERVFGVMLVDGLSNAEEPLLAAVHWACGDMQLIGGSAGDGLSFDGTSLIHEGRLLDRAAILMMIESDFPFRIFKTSNFEPTDIKLVVTAADTETRTVHELNAEPAAREYASAIGLMLDDLGPFSFASYPLVVKVGGDYYCRSIRNMNPDGSLSFFCAIDEGLVFTVARPEDMLSATARTLADLDRSLGGVDLVLGFDCVLRRLDAQNRQIRRKMEDLYRSYGVVGFHTYGEQLNAMHLNQTLTGVAFGARRGAG
- a CDS encoding catalase family peroxidase; its protein translation is MDLKTYRLTGAFLASTLAVAALSPAAAEEEPDGEALVNALNGVFGDHKMRASHAKGHCITGSFTPAEEAPSLSEAAIFSVPSSVIGRFSIGGGNPKASDAAKGARGLAFRLTAGDGDSADFVTLSVPMFFARTPAQVVGFLEARFPGEGGKPNPEKIKAFADANPETTHQGAWIASHPVPASYASTNYWAIHAYTLTNAEDTTTTVKLKLLPKAGEVGLTDEEAAAKSADFYSEELRSRLANAPAEFELVAIIGEESDPTDDPTARWPEEERQSVPLGTLEIGSLEDDATCDATMFDPTNLPKGIAGPDKDQIFPARTPAYAVSFSKRAN